The nucleotide window TGTGCACCCGCGAGTAGGCGACCACCGCGGCCAGGCCGCGCAGCGGGACGCCCACGGCGGGCCACTCGTGGCCCACGCCGGTCGCGAAGGCGAACGCCGCGGCCGAGTGCCCAGACGGGAACGAGCTGGACGTCGGCATCGTCACGTGCCGCTCGACCACGACTCCGCCGGCCTCGCGGTCCGGGCGCGAGCGCCGCCAGGCCAGCTTGGCCACCAGGTTCGCCGAGGCCGAGGTCACCGCCACCGATGCCAGCCCGACGACCGCGGCCCGGCGACCACGCGCTCCCCCGGCCAGCGCCAGCGCACCGGCCACCGCCATGGACAGCTTGGAGTGGTTCGCCGCCTGCGACAGCCGCCGCAGCGCGCCGTCGATCTGCGGAGTGGGGGTCGCGGCGACCGCGCGGTAGACAGCGAGGTCCAGCCGGCGTACCTCGTCGCCCCACCGGGCCGCCTGCGTCACGGCACCAGTCTGTCGTGTCCGTCCAGGAAGCGGTGGGAGACTCTTCAAGTGGCCCGACTGGAGGTGGACGGCTCGCTGCTGTCACTGCGCCTGGAGCCGCTGGAGCGGCTCGGGGCGCTGCACGGCGACGTGACGGTCGCGCTGGCCCAGGTCGTCGCGGTGCACACGTCGAGCGAGATGTGGCGGGAGCTGCGCGGAATCCGGGCGCCGGGCACCGGCTTCCCCTACCTGATCATGCTGGGCACCACGCGCTACCGGGGCGGGACGGACTTCTGCGCGGTCTACCGCCGCGGTCCCGGCGTGGTCGTCGACCTGGCCGACGCGGCGTTCAGCCGGCTGCTGGTCAGCGTTGCGGGCGCCGGCCGAGCCCGGGCGCTGGCCGACCGCATCTCGTTCGCCGTGCGGAGCGCCTCGGTGTCCGACGCCTGACGCGGGCGTCGCGGGGGGTTTGCAGTTGCGAACTCTTCGCAACAGGGTTATCAAGGGTGCGTGAGTGTTGACACCGGCCAGCGGCCAACGGGACCGACCGCCCATCAGGAGAAACGCCGGATCCACTTCACCCGGGAGGAGGTGCCGCGGCTGGCTCTCATGCTCGGGTTCGTGGCCGCGCTCCACGTCATCGGCTGGGGGCTGTTCGTCCACTACAACTCCATCCCGCAGATCCACAACGCCGTGGGCTCCGGGGGCACCTTGGTCTACGCAGGTGCCGGTGCGCTCGCCTACACGCTGGGGATGCGGCACGCCTTCGACGCCGACCACATCTCGGCCATCGACGACACCACCCGGTACCTGCTGCAGAAGGGCAAGCAGCCGCTCGCGGTGGGCCTGTTCTTCTCGCTGGGGCACTCCACCGTGGTGTTCACCTTCATCATCGCGCTCACCGTCGCCGCCCAGAAGGCCACGGCGTTCCAGCACGCGTTCGAGGGCACCGGCGGGATCATCGGGACGCTGGTGTCCGGGACCTTCCTCTACCTGATCGCGGCGCTGAACTTCGTCGTGCTGCGCGGCATCCTGCAGGCGTGGAGGCAGGCCAAGGCCGGCACGTACTCGCCCGAGGAGCTCGACGAGCTGCTGGCGAAGCGCGGTCTGATGAACCGGGTGTTCAAGGGTCGGTACAACCAGTTCATCAACCACTCCTGGCAGATGTTCCCGGTGGGGCTGCTGTTCGGGCTGGGCTTCGACACCGCCACCCAGGTGGGCCTCATCGCGATCGCCGGGACGACGGCGATCGCCGGCGGGCTGCCCGCCATGGCCGTCATCGCGCTGCCGATCCTGTTCGCAGCCGGGATGTCGCTGATGGACACCCTGGACGGGATCTTCATGTCCAAGGCCTACGGCTGGGCTTTCGTGTCGCCCGTGCGCAAGATCTACTACAACATCACCACGACCAGCCTGTCGATCTTCGTCGCGTTCGCCATCGGGACCGTCGAGATCGCCGCCCTGCTCATCGACCAGACCGGTCTCACCGGGCAGCCGTGGAGCACCATCGCCGGCATCGACATCAACAAGGCCGGTCAGATCATCGTCGGGATCTTCCTGGTCGTGTGGATCGGCGCCGTGGCGAACTGGAAGCTGCGCCGCCTCGACGAGCGCTACGCGTTCGAGGCGCCGCCGGTCAGCTGACGGTGAGGGTCGCGTGCATACCGGCCCGGTAGTGCCCTGGCAGGTTGCAGACGATCTCGTAGCTGCCCGGGGCCAGGGTGAGGGTGACCTGCGAGATCCCGCCGGGGACGGTGCCATCGACGCCGGGGTCGGTCGGGCAGACCGGCTGCGCCTCGCCGACCTTGCCGGTCTCGCCGATCCGGTCGTCGGAGCCAACGGTGCGCTGCCCCGCAGACTGCCCGGCCGCCAGCGGCATCACCAGCAGCTCGTGCGGCCGGGTTCCCGCGTTGCGCAGCACCACGGTCACCTGTCCGGACGGCACGGACGCTGCCCGG belongs to Actinomycetes bacterium and includes:
- a CDS encoding phosphatase PAP2 family protein is translated as MTQAARWGDEVRRLDLAVYRAVAATPTPQIDGALRRLSQAANHSKLSMAVAGALALAGGARGRRAAVVGLASVAVTSASANLVAKLAWRRSRPDREAGGVVVERHVTMPTSSSFPSGHSAAAFAFATGVGHEWPAVGVPLRGLAAVVAYSRVHTGVHYPGDVIAGSLLGGVLGQVTAHTLQRRWTWPGPASS
- a CDS encoding HoxN/HupN/NixA family nickel/cobalt transporter — protein: MSVDTGQRPTGPTAHQEKRRIHFTREEVPRLALMLGFVAALHVIGWGLFVHYNSIPQIHNAVGSGGTLVYAGAGALAYTLGMRHAFDADHISAIDDTTRYLLQKGKQPLAVGLFFSLGHSTVVFTFIIALTVAAQKATAFQHAFEGTGGIIGTLVSGTFLYLIAALNFVVLRGILQAWRQAKAGTYSPEELDELLAKRGLMNRVFKGRYNQFINHSWQMFPVGLLFGLGFDTATQVGLIAIAGTTAIAGGLPAMAVIALPILFAAGMSLMDTLDGIFMSKAYGWAFVSPVRKIYYNITTTSLSIFVAFAIGTVEIAALLIDQTGLTGQPWSTIAGIDINKAGQIIVGIFLVVWIGAVANWKLRRLDERYAFEAPPVS
- a CDS encoding sulfocyanin-like copper-binding protein, producing MSPQRRGWFVAALVFSVVGLVGSAVAVAAMTGSRPGSGWTGTTASCSPPARSGTVAGFTTRDMGMGGGMMGGPASRALGPMGFMPRAASVPSGQVTVVLRNAGTRPHELLVMPLAAGQSAGQRTVGSDDRIGETGKVGEAQPVCPTDPGVDGTVPGGISQVTLTLAPGSYEIVCNLPGHYRAGMHATLTVS